From the genome of Stigmatopora nigra isolate UIUO_SnigA chromosome 2, RoL_Snig_1.1, whole genome shotgun sequence:
GACCATGGTAGTGCTAGAAATCCTTTGTGTTTGGGCTGTCATGTTGTTATCTTTCTCATTGCTGCATTTCGATTGCAGCATCTTGCCCCACGGCAACTCAGGTCTGTGACTTCTGCCTGGGTGTGAACGTGTGGTGTGTAGGCAATAAAGGCTCTCTTGTTGTTCAATTAAAAGCCAACACTATTTTGATTGGCTTGCTATGTTACTTGGTTATTTAAAACTTCTTATCTGAGGAGAGTCTCTAAATGACCTAATTATATGTACGCATCTACAGAATGGGAAAAGGTACATAAAATCAGTCATCAATTATTAAAGCCCTGAATACCactaaaatgaaagtaaaaattactcaaaaactagtttttttgtttgtttagacctaccgtattttgctgtttaacacccctcccccacccccatttaatatacccgggtatattaaacggcaggggtatattaaatggcgcacaaacgggaaggtATGATCACCTACACACTCTTTATGCGGTGACTAGGACTAGGACTACCtactgctcaggttaaaactacttattgctgaataaagtctgacttggaattttaatgaacttaactATTTctaattatgcccccatgaacaccatacaaatcttgccaaaaaagctgagttgccgagtatattaaacggcaagaGTATATTAAACGACGCACAAACGGGAgactcaaaaaagcaaaaatatttaatatacccgggtatattaaaaggCAAAATACGGTACCATAGATTTAAACGCTCACCTTTCTCCTTTCAGGTTTCAAAGTTATCCAAATGCACAAACTTGTTTGTAGGTGTGAAATAATGTGGCTATAAAACCGAAAGTTCTATCCACTAAACTCCATGTAACAAAAAGTGTTTGCAGCTACTTCTGCCCTAATATTATATAACCTCAACAGTCGATAGATGGACATCAATAGCGTTTCAGGacacaaaatgtaattaacatTCATTATCGTTGCCCTGTTCTCTCCTCATTTGAAATTAAGTTGGTctcatgcacatatacacaaacactgtGGAGAATAATGCAGTCCAAGTGAGTCAGGGCCAGTATTGCTGATACAGATTATAGTTAATATTTCAGATATAGAAGGCTcatttaatcactaaatattattttttcataatcaAGTGTTTGtgtaatatttaatttatatgTTGCAACATGCTGCCAgcaaggaaaaaacaaacatactatTGCTACTATTACCATGATAGTTTCTGGGATAATATATTAGTATTCCTTCAAAAACTATAAGTCTATCAGTCCTATTTGGAGccactatttttttcaatgaaggAAAAATGGGAATTTTCCCTGAATTCcaaatgtcattattttgaaaatggagCCAACTTACTCTGTGTTGCCAGTGATTTCCTCTTGAATTTGTCTAGACTGGAGAATGCCTTCTCTTTTCTGAAAGCCAGACAAGAGCATCGTCACTCGAAAAGTAAAATGATCAAGAGCAAATTTGCAAGCAAGTGGCCATTCCTTttgtttagttaaaaaaataaagacacaaaaaaaataatttagcagAACTTTGTCACTTACCTGGACCACAACTACTTGAATAGATACATGGTCGGGCAATCTGATTGGGGCTCTGAAGTGTTGTGAAAGAGCTACTAGCAGGTGCAGGATGGCAACTATACTCTTTGCATGAACCGCTTGGTGTTGAAACAGACAAAAGAAGGAAATAGTTAGTTATCAGTTAAAGTAGAATTTGACTgtcaaaatgtgtgtatttgtttctcgttaacaacaacaaaactcaatcttatacttttttaaagttaattccttttaaaaaggggaaataaactgaaaataaaaatgaagtaacAGCAAAGAATGAAAAGAGCTCCTGCAGTAATCATGTTCAGCTAACCCCTGCAAAGCTTTTCCGGAACAAATTCTTTGGCTCAACTGTAtacaatcttaaaaaaaaggaacacaaaTTGGacaagatatacatatatattttttcttaatagtTATGCCAAAAtgataattaaaaactggatttgtccaattttggcaaattattttttttactcctgtaCAGTTTTACAAAACACAGCTGATAAGATAAAGTTGTTACAAAAGTCCTTGGAATTGTAGTTGATGTTGAATAGAGTTACATGAAGATTATAGTCACTTACAGTCAACATTCCAACGAATACTCCTTGTGGAGAGTTTGAGTGAATCATTGATCCGTTCTAAAACAGTTTGCAGCTTCTGCTTCTGGGCAATTTCTGACTGTGTCACCTCTGCCACATTGAGTTTCTCCCCTTCCAACTTTTCTGAAAGCCATTAAAAGCTGAGGTCATAAACAGCAGATCAACAtatgaatataaaaatgcaTATACACTCTCTTACTATGATAAAACTGAATTTATACTGTCTTATTTGCtatactttaaaacaaaaaacaactgcagacacagaattatttttaaaattataattaatcAATGGAAACTCAGATTTTGCTTACTTATTTTAATTACTCGAGGAACAAGTCAATGCAACAACAATAATAGTAAATGATGGGACTTAACatattccaaaacattttgggTAAATCACAGCAATaccatacatttttgttttatttgattgaACACTTCTGTAGTAAATACCTGGTACAATTGTTCATTTGAAACTTTAATCCATGTTCAATGGAAATACTAAAATATAACTCTTGAGTGATGCAGACTCACCAAACAGTTTTTGGAGGACCTGCCCATCATAGAGATCTTCAGCCAAATCCTTCACAATAATCCTTTCACCCACAAGAACGTCATTTATCCAGTCGATTAATACCTATGTGAAAACGTGATGAAATGTTTTGGGGTACTGGATTACATTAATGTGTGCACACCTGTGTTGGTATATGCTTATAATATTGCAATGAGGCCTAATGTGCAAAGTTAGCATCCATTTATAGTCCAACAGTACATTTGCTCAGTTCAAATTTTTCTAATTTCCTTTGAAAAACCCAgttgaataaaataatacagCAGGAATTTGTGCTTATAAGAAGGGATGCCAGCACAATGTGTTTGATACATGTGTATTAGAGGGGAGGGGTTATTAAAGATTAAATTATGAGAAGCATATTATACTATACTTGAGGGTGCATGTTGGAGTTGCGTGGAATTAAATAGATAAACAAAAAGGTACATGAATGCTTATATATGACATCACTGACCTTCATTAGCTCTTGTAGTTTGCGGTCGTTCTTGGAGTTTGGGTCCACCATGGTTCGTACCTCATTTTCCTCTAACAGAACAACAATCACTTATATTCCAAATGGAATGGTGTGAGTCATAAGTAACATTTATACCATGTTGTGTAGGGAAGGAAATTTCTTACATTACTTTACATATAAGATAACATAAGTCAACTTAAGAAAGATAAGTAATTCAGAAGTGCAAAGGAAAATCTCGAAGAGAAACAATGTAGGAAAGGAATCTAACACTGTGTAAGGAGAGAAGTTATTATTTTGAACCATGAAAGCACCATGGTCGAATCAAAAGAGGCACAGAATGTGAATCCTCATTAAAACATGTAAGAGCTGTATATTGtgagattgattttttttaatccacccTTCTTAGTTAAAACAGtgtattaaatatataaattaaaataaacttatACCTAGCATTGTGTCTTCAGGGTCCAGCTCATAATGGGAGGGGCTGAGAGGAAGATTGATGGCATTTATCCCCTCTTCTTGGAGTTCAGACACTGCAGTTATCAGAAACATAATTAGAAAGATTTACTTAAACAATGTTGATTTCAATGGTAAAGTGATCAAAATCACTGGatagaaaagagagaaaaaaacaaaaatactaatGCTTATTTAATAAGTTTCATCGACACTCTTATTTTAAAGCATATTTGAGATGTAATACACAGATTTGCTATTTCACAGCCCCTACCCGTCACACAGAATTGCAGCCTGCAGGCCACCTGGAGTGCCTGGTTGAGGAGACAAATCATCCAGATTTCCATAATGTTTCAGCCAAAAATATTCTGGGATCAGAAACCTGTCCCTACCTGGACCAGAACcccaattttaaatataactaaaTATGCTGTATTTATTCACAACACACAAACAGTTTGCAGGTAATACTATAAAACAGTGATCATTGTATTGGAAGATGCAACAGATATTTGAACTACAAATTACATTGAATTAGAGCTGGGTGATATgaaaaaattgttatcatgaaaagaaaagtcaatAATTATCACATCTATTTGTTTCAAATTGGAAATGTATATgattaagtaaataaattactttcctcaTTCAAATATGATATGTTACCTTATATTATAAGAAAATTGAATATGAAagatctctcatctcattttctgaactgctttatcctcactaggcttgcgggggggctggagccaatccaagctgactattttcagcctcacaaaaagaaacagtgTAAACTTGTAACCCAagaatttttttcagattttacaaccctttcaaaacatataaaatggggaaacaccTATATATCAAGTAAGAAACATTACtggctgtcctcaaatgaggacagtgggttaaggGCATTTTCAATAAGACTGCAATTGGCAGCACATATATTTAcgaggcaataaaaaaaaaaaggaagagaaaACGCCAGAAAGAATCCCCTCGGATTTCTCATAATCACCCATTTTGGCcgtgttattgtccttttggGTTCATGCTCTAtgttagcctctattgctaacatgcaaaaaaatgtttcctcaTAACCCTCTCCTTGACATCCTCATCCCATCCTAACTTCATATATATCAAGCTATTGGTTCACTTTTCACTGAGAATTACTGTGGCGAATTAGAATCAGATCACAGATCAGTCAACCGTAGAAACCAGTGCCTTCAATCAAATCATATTCTAGATCTAGACTCAGAAAGTCTGTGCCAGCGTGTGCATGTGTTGTCATGCCAGCATGAATTTGATGTGAAAAAACACAACAGCAACAAATGAGGCTGAGTTAAGGAACAGTAAGcatgtcatctcatttcattttctgaaccgctttatcctcactagggtcacggagggtgctggagcccatcccagctgactttggcccagaggtgggggacacgctgaatcggtggccagccaatcgcgggccacaaggagacaaacaactaattacgctcacactcatacttaggggcaatttagagtgtccaatcagcctaccatacatgtcttttgaatgtgggagtacccagagaaaacccacggagacccggagagaacatgcaaactccacacagatggacgtgacatggatttgaacccaggaccaagaAGCTATAAGGCCAACGCACTAAGCACTCGCATCACTGGGTTACCAGAttgatttgtacttttttatttgaaaaattgatttgagatgcaactaaattgacatacaagctcgttCCTGGGACCCATTAAGTTCGTATCTCAGGGCATTACTGACAATTCATGATacactatatttttttctttttattaaagGGTTGAAACAAGGGTTTTGTGATGCTTACAGgtgaacctaaaaaaaaatgcatccacaCTCAAACCCAACAGTTCTCGGAGTAAAGTGGCTTCTTTTCTGCTATTAAAATTAAAAGGTGACTGAAAGGGGTTGAGCCTTCAAGAATACGTCTCATTCCTTGTTGCACCACAAGTGAATTCTTTACCTTAAATGGGTAAAAAGACACGTTCCAAACATTCACAGGATAAGCCGTGATTATGATAGGCTactttatatgaaaataaaaagtacatgaGAGGTATACTTTATTTCCTAAATGTGCGCAATAGACCATATTTTTTATACTGAATTTCTAGAATACTAAGGATGTCAACTACATTCAAAACTCACTATATGTTTATAATCTTACCATAATATAGGAGGAAAACACACTGAAAAGCCCATGGCAAGACGTGGTTAATTATTTTGTTAGTTGTTTACCTTCTTTAGCTTTCTTCCTTCTCGCCAGAGTCCCACCAAGTTTTCCAAGGAAAGAATCGTCTTTCTTTCTAGAAGAAGGCGATTTTGGCGTAGTTGGAGATTTAGGAGAAGACGGTGATTTCTGGGGAGAGGATGCCATTGTCGGAACAATACTTTAATGCGATTATTCAAAGATTCAAAGTTGACGTGGAATTGGAAAGTTTGTTGGAAGAGGAAAGTAAAATCGCGGTCCACTCCCTGAAACGGAAATGGAATTCCACATTTCTCTCCAAACTGGCCTGGGTGACAGGCCACGCCTCCCCGGTTGAAATCCAAATGATTGTCGAGTTGGGCTACCCTGTCGAACTAAATTCCCCGTTTCTGtgagcaatttttaaaaatatattaattatttttattattagtagtagtagtagtgtgaggtatttaaaaaatatatattaatcagtattattattagtagtagtattagtagaagtagtaatagtagtagactactactactaatagtagtagtagaagtagtaatagtagtagtagaagtagcaatagtagtagtagtagtaatagaagtagtaatagtagtagtagaagtagcaatagtagtagtagtagtagaagtagtaatagtagtagtattcttattattagtactagtagtagtattattcttattattagtgctagtagtagtagtattcttattattagtactattagtattagtattattatttgtagtgttagtattattatttgtagtattagtattattatttgtagtattagtattattatttgtagtatcagtattattatttgtagtattagtattattattagtactattagtattattagtactaTTATTAATACTATTACCATTATTATCTCATCAAATttcctgaactgctttatcctcattagtgtcgcgggggttctggagcctatcccaactgactccggaccagaggcgggggacaccctgaatcggtggagacggacaaccatgcacacgcacacccatacctaggggcaatttagagtgtccaatcagcctatcatgcatgtttttggaatgtgggaggaaactggagtacccagaggagacccacgcaagcccagggagaacatgcaaactccacgcaggtggaccaaccaggacttgaacccaggatcccagagctgagGACCACTCTCCCCAATGGGCcaccatattattattattaccatcatcatcatcatttttattaCCATCATCTTCATTATTATAATCATCATTATtacaactattattattattattattattagttgaatgtttttgtgcatACATAATAGTTTGTACTAGTTAGTGGTgaaaaataactacaaaataCACTTTCAAAAGATGACTTTCTGGCGCAAATGGtgacctttatttaaaaaactaaatattgacTAATGGCACGGTGAGCCAGTGATTAACACGCCAACCACACCGTTCTCGGGTCgagagttcgatcccaggttggttctCACTGAgttgaatttgcatgttctccccgggtttgtgtgggttttttccaagTCGTACTCTAGTTTTCCTCATcgcaaaaaacatgaattaaaatTCATTGATTTTGTAATGAAGTCAAACTTGAGGTGGCATCGTAGAACAAAACACATGGTTCGTCGTTCTCTGTACAATTCACTGCccggaaaataaacatttaatcatgAATGCTCATGTTGTATTTGCCGCTAACTTAGTCATTTTGATAATAGGCTAATATGGATGGATACATATAGCCAGTGTTGCCTTAATTATAAGGCTTATAGAAAGCTTTTAATTTTCTTACCGCTGCAGACatgggttttttttcatccaatatGGGTCTTTCAACATCtatggcctcacagttctcagATCAAGGATTCAATCCCGACAGTGCTGTATGGCGATGGCATGTTCTCCTTAGGCCTGCGTGGATTTTACCAGGGTACTCTGGTTAcctcccaaatccccaaaacatggatggtaggctggttgaacaccctaACTCCCCCCTAAGTACGACTGTAAGCGTGAATGACTGTCCATCTTTTTGCactttgcaattggctggcaaccaatagaTGCCTGGgaaatgctccagcaccctccattaCCCCTGTGAAGATACTGggtcagctgggttaggttccagcaacccccacaactctTTCGGGGATATTCTGTATGGaagatgaacaaatgaatgaaaacaatagATGTCTAATTTATTAAAACTGCAACAACTGACTGACTATCTGTGATTGGTCATCTTTCTTGGTCATTAAAGTtccattcattttgactgtCAAGATGGACTGGATGTCTATTGTGTATTAGGAGTTACTACGTACAAATATATTCACAAAAATTAGTAAACCAGACAAATGCTTCCATTTAACAGCTGAGAGCATTTTTATTATATACTgtgataattttaaaataaactaaattatATAAAACCCAAACATATTGAAAAACTCAAATCATACTCATCTAATTTGAGATATTATCTGTATGGGTTACCAACATTTACAGGATTAAAATTTACCCTGAACTTGACAGAAACAATCCAATCTCAGACATGTAGCCATTGGTCTTCTCATCTTTGATTATTGGCTGGATATAAATAACAGAATTAACAATTTCTTACATTGCATTACAATTTTAAGAGTAACACAACTCAAGCAGATTTCATGCTGGTTTACTTTGTGGCCATTTCATGGCTTTGTCATTGTCCTCTCCAGTATGTAAAGTCCCAACGTGGAAAGAAGGATACATTAGACTAACAAAACTATTGCCCTCTGGAAGTAGTATCAGAGATATTTTTGAAACAGAACATAGCCAGTGTACAAGCAAAATAAGAAGATTAACACAAAATTCTTCTGCTCACAATTCTGGGTGGTGAAAGCATTACTCCAGTAGTTTTTGCACCGTCTCTTCACATGATATGACAAATTAGGAATGTACAAAGCCCCAATGATAGAGTTCTGTATGAAAGGGTCCAGCTTATCGCTCTCTATCATTTTACCTGATATGTACCAATTTGTAATGTAATAACAGCTTTATCAACATGAATAAGAAGCAGAAATTATACTTGTGCATAAAATACACAACTGTTGATTCATTTTACACTTGCAAAACAGAACCCTAACCCCTTCCTCGATGAAAAGTGATCAAATAAAATTTGTTCACAACCCAGCTTCAGTAAAAATCAGGAGTTGTGGCTACAGACCAGTTGTATATTcttttgtgcaaaaataaagtttttaatTATCAGAAGTAGTTGCATATGAAGTAAACGTTTTTCCTctcaatgacaaaaaacaaatactacaacAGTTTGATAAAAACCTTAAAAAGTCAAGACTATAAGAATGATGGATATATTATACAGAAAACTAAATAATTATTAGAGTTTACCTTTCTTAGTTAACCTATACTGCATGTATCTTCTGTATTGCCTTCCAAAGTTTGTGTCTGCCGTGGTCTGTCAACCCTCAGTCCCGCCTCCTCATCTTATCCCCAGCTGTCATTAGCCTGAGCCCAATGGAACTCGTAGCCTTTAGACAGCACAAGACTCTCCAAGTCTCGGTCTTCAGCCTTCTCCATCAGTCTCTGCTCCTCGAGTACTGAAACCAGCATGTCTCTCTTCTCCACCGTCCTCATAATTTCAGCCAGAATCTCTTGCTCCTTCTGGAGCTCAGACGCACTCTTTTTTGTATCTTTACAGGAGAAAGGGTAATCGTAATCAAGACAGTATCTTTTGGTTCTTATTTCACGCATGTTTGTAAGGTATATACCTTCTTTGGTCATCCTGCATCGAAGGTCTTGCTGAAGGCGGTCCTGAATGTCCTCCAATTCAAGCTCCTGCGCActgagaaagaggaggagagaAATGAGTGATATTTACTGGTCAAAGCAGGGATGTGTTAAAGTTTCTGTAAAATTTCAGTCAACATCACTAAATATTGATTCAATAattactgcttatcctcataagggtcctGGAGCTATATATAACAAAAAGGGTTAAGCGTTATAAAAAAAGGATCCGACGATATTGATCAttatcacgataactatcacattgttttctttcaaatttgaaacttcaaacttctgtgaataagtaaaCTAATTAAATCTTCGTTATTCAATTATGATGGTAACAATGTCCctttactttaaaagaaaagcaaatataaaagatgattttaaaaagtattttgttgttctgttgtgcaataaagattttaaaaaaaatgttaaatttaacCCAGATTAACAAAGTTTCATaatatttgcataaaatggggaaaatccaTGATATCAATTAAGAAAAGAATTACAGAAAGATGAAAGGTAGACtgcacttggatcttttagtgggaCAGCACGATGCTGTCCTGCATCTCAATCGCTCGTTTAGCTGTGTAATAGTCCTTTTGCTTTCATGCTCTGAGTTAGCCGCTCTATAGCTAACCAGGCTAAAAAGATCTAATTGTTCCTTACCATATTTAACTTTGTAACATTGGTCTGGTACTAGTGTTAATGCCACATAAGCACCCCTTTCTTTGAGGTGTtcgggtggtgtaattgcagtttaaatgtattgaatgtttttaatattattgttgacaaaaattatttgatGATAATTATTGTGTTATTGTCCAGGTCTacttggagcctatcccatctaacAAGGGGCGGTAGGCTGGGACACTTTGAAtagtttgccagccaatcagagcatcaataaaaaaaagccaaagaaataAATGATATAAACAAAGTGTTGTTCTGGTCCGCAGTATTGGCGCCCATTACGACTATTTTTAATAATCCATCAATCCTGTGTGTTTTTAGTATCTGTAAGCCAAATCACTGGACAAACATGTTTGTTGAGTGGGGCTATATCCCATTAGAAACTAATGAGAGTATGAAATCATTGTTAAATATCATAAAAAAAGGATATCATGACTTTAATTCAAAGAGTATGATTGACCATTTACTGGTTACAttctattttgcattatttgtactggtctaaaaatatgggcatcggcaaaaataggaaaatcaaaacaaaaaagttgcCTAGTCTGAATCGGATATCTCTTCAGACTAAGCTGAGGAAAAGTGTGCACTTagttcatatatatatagcgGTGCAGAAGGCTAGAAAATCAGTGAATTCATCATCAAAAGTTTAATGTTTTAAGTCAGAATTGCTCTCAGACTtttcaccttttaaaaaaaaatacaggatttTTATTGTTTCTTAATTAAATGGAGTCACTTACAAGATCATGAGATCAGACTCATATCGTACTAGTCTGTTCTTCTCCATAACCAGTTCAAACCAGGATTGATAAAGTTGAGCATGGTCTCCATCATGCGTCTGATTTTCAATTCCTTGAAGGGAGAAGACAAATTGGCATGAAGTCAGGTATTGACAATGTTTGGGTTGCAGGGGATTGGAAGAATCTAAACAGAGGTACTAAAGACAATACTAATGGGAGATCAGAAAATGTTGAAGAAAAGCGAACAGAGAAACAATTTACCTGATTTGACTTCCATACATTTTTATGCTGATCAAATCTCAAACATATAccatattggcccgaatataagatggTGTTTTTTAATAAGACGGAAAAAGTGGCA
Proteins encoded in this window:
- the LOC144190833 gene encoding alpha-parvin; this encodes MASSPQKSPSSPKSPTTPKSPSSRKKDDSFLGKLGGTLARRKKAKEVSELQEEGINAINLPLSPSHYELDPEDTMLEENEVRTMVDPNSKNDRKLQELMKVLIDWINDVLVGERIIVKDLAEDLYDGQVLQKLFEKLEGEKLNVAEVTQSEIAQKQKLQTVLERINDSLKLSTRSIRWNVDSVHAKSIVAILHLLVALSQHFRAPIRLPDHVSIQVVVVQKREGILQSRQIQEEITGNTEAFSGRHERDAFDTLFDHAPDKLNVVKKTLITFVNKHLNKLNLEVSELETQFADGVYLVLLMGLLEGYFVPLYNFFLTPENFDQKVHNVSFSFELMQDGGLERPKPRPEDIVNCDLKSTLRVLYNLFTRYRNVD